One genomic segment of Paraburkholderia caffeinilytica includes these proteins:
- a CDS encoding response regulator produces MNPQVLIVDDDPVVRDLLCKFLQTNGFDASVLHDGTHLQRRLERERPSVVVLDIMMPNTDGLRALTALRAAGDDIPVIFVTARGTVADRIVGLSLGADDYLTKPFDPRELLARIHTVLRRRGPSTTSAPEARKPYRFGPFELDFATRSLSRDDSKLPLRDSEFALLKIFVNNPYKVLSRVLIHDLVHRDNLAFRDRSLDVPIWRLRRVIEDDPSNPCYVQTVRGKGYVFVPDADGTPFADEAASSA; encoded by the coding sequence ATGAATCCACAGGTCCTTATCGTCGACGACGACCCGGTTGTGCGCGATCTGCTTTGCAAGTTTCTGCAGACGAACGGCTTCGACGCGTCGGTGCTGCACGACGGCACCCATCTGCAACGCCGGCTCGAACGCGAACGACCGTCGGTCGTCGTGCTCGACATCATGATGCCGAACACCGACGGCTTACGCGCGCTCACTGCGCTGCGCGCCGCCGGCGACGACATTCCGGTGATCTTCGTGACGGCGCGCGGTACGGTGGCCGACCGCATCGTCGGGCTTTCGCTCGGTGCGGACGACTACCTGACCAAGCCGTTCGACCCACGCGAACTGCTCGCGCGCATTCACACGGTGCTGCGCCGCCGTGGGCCGTCCACCACGAGCGCGCCGGAAGCCCGCAAGCCGTACCGCTTCGGGCCGTTCGAACTCGACTTCGCCACGCGCTCGCTGTCGCGCGACGATTCGAAGCTGCCGCTGCGCGACAGCGAGTTCGCGCTGCTGAAGATTTTCGTCAACAATCCGTACAAGGTGCTGTCGCGCGTGCTGATCCACGATCTCGTGCATCGCGACAATCTCGCCTTTCGCGACCGCAGCCTCGACGTGCCGATCTGGCGCCTGCGCCGCGTGATCGAAGACGACCCGTCCAATCCCTGCTACGTGCAGACGGTGCGCGGCAAAGGCTACGTGTTCGTGCCCGACGCCGACGGCACGCCATTCGCTGACGAGGCCGCCTCAAGCGCATGA
- a CDS encoding MFS transporter: MPSLQWFTELTQRERRTLYAGFGGYAVDAFDFMIYSFLIPTLIATWGMTKSEAGMIATSSLISSAIGGWLAGILADRYGRVRVLQWTIATFAIFTCLSGFTHSFWQLLATRTLQGIGFGGEWSVVTIMMAETIRSPQHRAKAVGTVQSSWSFGWAAAAIIYWAFFALLPEQVAWRACFWIGLLPALWIFYIRRNVSDPDIFLETRRARESGFDTSHFLQIFSFPHLKTTLLGSVLCTGMLGGYYAITTWLPTYLKTVRHLSVFNTSGYLIVLIVGSFTGYMVGAILCDKIGRRASFMLFAIGSFVLGMVYTMLPVTNGMMLALGFPLGIVVQGIFAGVGAYLSELYPNAIRGSGQGFCYNLGRGLGSFFPILVGTLSQTMTLVKAMGIVAGSGYLLVIAAAVCLPETKGKVLGATSPTA, from the coding sequence ATGCCTTCTCTCCAATGGTTCACCGAACTGACCCAGCGCGAACGCCGCACGCTCTACGCTGGCTTCGGCGGCTACGCAGTCGACGCCTTCGACTTCATGATCTACTCATTCCTTATCCCGACGCTGATTGCGACGTGGGGCATGACCAAAAGCGAAGCCGGCATGATCGCGACCAGTTCGCTGATTTCGTCGGCAATCGGCGGCTGGCTCGCGGGTATTCTGGCTGACCGTTACGGACGCGTCCGTGTGCTCCAGTGGACCATCGCCACGTTTGCGATCTTCACCTGCCTGTCAGGCTTCACTCACTCGTTCTGGCAACTGCTCGCCACCCGCACGCTGCAAGGCATCGGCTTCGGCGGCGAATGGTCGGTCGTGACGATCATGATGGCAGAAACGATCCGTTCACCTCAGCATCGCGCGAAAGCCGTCGGCACCGTGCAGAGCAGCTGGTCGTTCGGCTGGGCCGCGGCGGCCATCATCTATTGGGCGTTCTTTGCGTTGCTGCCGGAACAGGTTGCGTGGCGCGCCTGCTTCTGGATCGGCCTGCTGCCCGCGCTGTGGATCTTCTATATCCGGCGCAATGTCAGCGATCCGGACATTTTTCTCGAAACCCGTCGCGCCCGCGAAAGCGGTTTCGATACCTCGCACTTCCTGCAGATTTTCTCCTTCCCCCACCTCAAAACCACCCTGCTAGGCAGCGTGCTCTGCACCGGCATGCTCGGCGGCTATTACGCGATCACCACCTGGCTGCCAACTTATCTGAAAACCGTGCGCCATCTGTCAGTCTTCAACACCAGTGGCTATCTGATCGTGCTGATCGTCGGCTCGTTCACCGGCTATATGGTCGGCGCGATTCTCTGCGACAAGATCGGCCGGCGCGCGTCGTTCATGCTGTTCGCGATCGGCTCGTTCGTGCTCGGCATGGTCTATACGATGCTGCCGGTCACCAACGGCATGATGCTCGCACTCGGCTTCCCGCTCGGTATTGTCGTGCAAGGGATATTCGCGGGCGTCGGCGCGTATCTGTCGGAGCTCTATCCGAACGCGATCCGCGGCTCGGGGCAAGGCTTCTGCTACAACCTGGGCCGCGGTCTCGGCTCGTTCTTTCCGATCCTGGTGGGTACACTGTCGCAAACCATGACGCTTGTTAAGGCGATGGGTATCGTCGCCGGTTCGGGCTATCTGCTGGTGATCGCCGCCGCCGTGTGTCTGCCGGAAACCAAGGGCAAAGTGCTCGGCGCGACCAGCCCGACCGCCTGA
- a CDS encoding tyrosine-protein phosphatase — protein MHAIAKTCSPSRRSASTPLRAYQSRRAFLKSSASVLLLSGMSSSLLSACGGGNLDADQPETPRLASVSNFRDVAGAAAGYPTVDGKQMRRGVFYRANALTLSAADATAVDKLGIASVYDLRTPGEIARIADILPTGATSQALDVLGVSDFVAPTFDTAGAAVAFMEAQARSYVTGAAQRVGYGELLTRLANGAGAQLFHSNAGKDRAGWVSALLLSIANVPLDVIMQDYLLSNVYLAQSIAAQIATLRAQNGDAAAANESPLFSVQESYLQAGFDQVQASYGTMASYLTQGLGVSQATIDTLRDRLVV, from the coding sequence ATGCACGCAATCGCAAAAACCTGCTCGCCATCCCGCCGCTCCGCGAGCACGCCTTTGCGGGCCTATCAATCGCGCCGCGCGTTCCTGAAATCCTCGGCAAGCGTGTTGCTGCTGTCCGGCATGAGCAGTTCGCTGCTGTCGGCTTGCGGAGGCGGAAATCTGGACGCCGACCAACCGGAAACGCCGCGCCTCGCCTCCGTGAGCAACTTTCGCGACGTGGCGGGCGCGGCTGCCGGCTATCCCACTGTCGACGGCAAGCAGATGCGCCGTGGCGTCTTTTATCGCGCGAACGCGCTGACGCTTAGTGCAGCCGACGCGACCGCCGTCGACAAACTCGGCATCGCCTCGGTCTACGATCTGCGCACGCCCGGCGAAATCGCGCGCATCGCGGATATCCTGCCGACCGGCGCGACGTCGCAGGCGCTCGACGTCCTGGGTGTCAGCGACTTCGTTGCGCCAACGTTCGATACGGCGGGCGCGGCCGTCGCGTTCATGGAAGCCCAGGCACGCAGCTACGTCACCGGCGCCGCCCAGCGCGTCGGCTACGGCGAACTCCTCACGCGACTCGCCAATGGCGCCGGCGCGCAACTGTTTCATTCCAACGCGGGTAAGGATCGCGCCGGTTGGGTCTCGGCGCTCCTGCTCAGCATCGCCAATGTGCCGCTCGACGTCATCATGCAGGACTATCTGCTGAGCAACGTCTATCTGGCCCAGTCGATTGCGGCACAGATCGCCACGTTGCGTGCGCAGAATGGTGACGCGGCCGCCGCGAACGAGTCGCCCTTGTTCAGCGTCCAGGAAAGTTATCTTCAGGCGGGGTTCGATCAGGTGCAGGCGAGCTACGGCACGATGGCGAGCTATCTGACGCAAGGCCTCGGTGTATCTCAGGCGACGATCGACACGTTGCGCGACCGCCTGGTCGTCTGA
- a CDS encoding D-amino acid dehydrogenase, whose product MKTIVLGGGVIGVATAFYLRQQGCDVTLIEREPDVALSTSFGNAGVIAPGYVTPWAAPGMPAKILKYLFEPASPLIFRPTLDPAQWRWIARWLRECDLERFRVNKQRMQRIAYYSRACLLEFRGRHPFDYGRSQGYLQLFRSEYDVELAQPALAVLRDAGIAHREVSAAQCVEIEPGLRWARQTPLSGLYLPDDEAGDCARFTRELRAICERNGVQFRFDTRASSLDVRGGTVRAVHIESERGSETLQADAVVVALGVDSAALLAPLGVKVPLYPVKGYSATLPVTDDEKAPHAALMDESLKTAITRFGNNLRVAGTAELGNRQTTLREQALQTLMKVLRDWFPHAANPTSAHFWVGRRPMTPDGAPLLGPSGVANLWLNLGHGSTGWAMSMGSGRVVADLITQRTPEIDLEGLTLARYRK is encoded by the coding sequence ATGAAAACGATTGTTCTGGGCGGCGGCGTCATTGGCGTCGCCACCGCGTTTTACCTGCGCCAGCAAGGCTGCGACGTCACCCTGATCGAGCGTGAGCCGGACGTTGCACTCTCCACCAGCTTCGGCAACGCGGGCGTGATCGCGCCGGGCTATGTCACGCCGTGGGCCGCGCCCGGCATGCCGGCGAAGATTCTCAAGTATCTGTTCGAGCCGGCCTCACCGCTGATTTTCCGCCCCACCCTGGATCCGGCTCAATGGCGTTGGATCGCTCGCTGGCTGCGCGAATGCGACCTCGAACGTTTTCGCGTCAACAAGCAGCGCATGCAACGCATCGCGTATTACAGCCGCGCGTGCCTGCTCGAATTCCGCGGCCGTCACCCGTTCGACTATGGTCGCAGCCAGGGCTATCTGCAATTGTTCCGCAGCGAGTACGACGTCGAGCTTGCGCAACCGGCGCTGGCTGTCTTGCGTGACGCGGGCATCGCGCACCGCGAGGTGAGCGCCGCGCAGTGCGTCGAGATCGAACCGGGTTTGCGCTGGGCGCGCCAGACGCCGCTCTCAGGTCTCTATCTCCCCGACGACGAAGCCGGCGATTGCGCCCGCTTCACCCGCGAATTGCGCGCGATCTGCGAGCGCAACGGCGTGCAGTTTCGCTTCGACACGCGCGCGAGCTCGCTCGACGTGCGAGGCGGTACGGTTCGCGCGGTGCATATCGAGAGCGAACGCGGTAGCGAGACCTTGCAAGCCGATGCGGTAGTGGTGGCACTGGGCGTCGACAGTGCGGCGCTGCTCGCGCCGCTCGGTGTGAAGGTGCCGCTCTACCCGGTCAAAGGCTACTCGGCGACGCTGCCGGTCACCGACGACGAAAAGGCCCCGCATGCGGCACTGATGGACGAGTCGCTGAAAACAGCGATCACGCGCTTCGGCAACAACCTGCGCGTGGCCGGCACCGCGGAGCTCGGCAATCGCCAGACGACCTTGCGCGAGCAGGCCTTGCAGACGCTGATGAAAGTACTCCGCGACTGGTTTCCGCACGCGGCCAATCCGACCTCAGCGCACTTCTGGGTGGGCCGCCGGCCGATGACGCCCGATGGCGCGCCGTTGCTCGGCCCATCCGGCGTGGCCAATCTGTGGCTGAATCTCGGACACGGCTCGACGGGCTGGGCGATGTCGATGGGCTCGGGCCGGGTGGTTGCAGATCTGATCACGCAGCGCACGCCGGAGATCGATCTGGAAGGGCTGACGTTGGCGCGCTATCGGAAATAA
- a CDS encoding flagellar basal body L-ring protein FlgH — protein sequence MTALRLTVALGAAACLAACGSSQQPSIVETPMSPPLTSAPLNVNTQGAIYQAGTALLLYETPRAQHIGDVLTIRLSESYSGNNSATAAASRSSSITATAADQSTNAAARLAKLFNIGSASTEYKGQGSLTDVSGMTGTLAVTVIGTMSTGNLVVSGEKVISMSGNRDRLRLSGIINPKDIEAGNYVASSKVANARIEQAGVGMVSDATTMGWLQRMFLSVLTF from the coding sequence ATGACTGCGCTACGTCTCACTGTTGCGCTAGGCGCGGCAGCCTGTCTCGCGGCTTGCGGAAGCAGCCAGCAGCCGTCAATCGTCGAAACGCCGATGTCGCCGCCGCTCACGTCGGCGCCGCTGAACGTCAATACGCAGGGTGCGATCTATCAGGCCGGCACGGCGTTGCTGCTCTATGAAACGCCGCGTGCGCAGCATATTGGCGACGTGCTGACGATCCGCTTGTCGGAATCGTACAGCGGCAACAATAGCGCGACGGCCGCTGCGAGCCGTTCGAGCAGCATCACGGCGACCGCCGCCGATCAGTCGACCAACGCCGCCGCGCGGCTCGCGAAGCTGTTCAACATCGGCTCGGCCAGCACTGAATATAAGGGGCAGGGCAGTCTCACCGACGTTAGCGGCATGACCGGCACGCTGGCCGTGACTGTGATCGGGACGATGTCGACCGGCAATCTGGTGGTGTCGGGCGAGAAGGTGATCTCGATGAGCGGCAACCGCGACCGCTTGCGCCTGTCGGGCATCATCAATCCGAAGGATATCGAAGCAGGCAACTATGTGGCGTCGAGCAAGGTCGCGAATGCGCGCATCGAGCAGGCCGGCGTGGGAATGGTGTCCGACGCCACCACGATGGGCTGGCTGCAGAGAATGTTTCTCAGCGTGCTGACGTTCTAG
- a CDS encoding response regulator, which translates to MNQSILVVDDDPVVRELVSEYLLGRGFKVSTLEHGMALQRALQEERPALVVLDIMMPELDGISALRALRVAGDDIPVILLTARADPIDRVIGLELGADDYLGKPFEPSELVARIRTVLRRRGTIAPSAPEHRAPYRFGRFEVNFPARELRRDGERIPLRSSEFAMLKVFVTHSMSVLTRAQLLEKLHGNSDVHRNRSLDVSIWRLRRLIEVDPSEPRYVQTVWGRGYVFVPDGEIGAAERSAPPLA; encoded by the coding sequence ATGAACCAATCCATTCTGGTCGTCGACGACGACCCCGTCGTCCGTGAGCTCGTCAGCGAATATCTGCTAGGACGTGGCTTCAAGGTATCCACGCTCGAGCACGGCATGGCGCTGCAGCGCGCCTTGCAGGAGGAGCGTCCCGCGCTGGTCGTGCTCGACATCATGATGCCGGAGCTCGACGGCATCAGCGCGCTGCGCGCACTGCGCGTCGCCGGCGACGATATTCCCGTGATCCTGCTTACCGCGCGCGCCGATCCGATCGACCGCGTGATCGGCCTCGAACTCGGCGCCGACGACTATCTCGGCAAGCCATTCGAACCGAGCGAGCTGGTCGCGCGGATTCGCACGGTCCTGCGCCGCCGCGGCACGATTGCGCCAAGCGCGCCGGAGCATCGCGCGCCCTATCGTTTCGGTCGTTTCGAGGTGAATTTTCCGGCGCGCGAATTGCGCCGCGACGGCGAGCGGATTCCGCTGCGTTCGAGCGAATTCGCGATGCTCAAGGTGTTCGTCACCCATTCGATGAGCGTCCTCACGCGCGCGCAGTTGCTGGAGAAACTGCACGGCAATAGCGATGTGCATCGCAATCGCAGTCTTGACGTCTCGATCTGGCGCTTGCGCCGGCTGATCGAAGTGGATCCGTCCGAGCCTCGCTACGTGCAAACCGTCTGGGGACGCGGCTATGTGTTCGTGCCTGACGGTGAAATTGGCGCGGCGGAACGCAGCGCGCCGCCGCTTGCATGA
- a CDS encoding ATP-binding protein yields the protein MKNPLNTLFGRMALLSTAVLLAIQAGWFVLVVMQPPRHEMDGFARGILLVLQAINGEPMKGAALAPAMRVHLVPTWNMPSRVHLRTPTDHPLVELSRHLRENLPPGTQIAVDDLRPPQLWVLFPGKPNWVVVPVDVPPRPRFLIESISMLLAALILSLFAVWQMQRPLSRVADAARAFGSGGRPEPVTVQGPRELRDLIGSFNDMMRRLNEAGDDQAVMLAGVAHDLKAPLTRLKLRASVLVAEKERAGLIRDVDSLTNIVQQFLEFAGQSADAGPPVEVDEFLQEQFSAGDSTETPLFTLDLRAGSSFTLPRTLLDRLVTNLVDNALEHGSPPVDIATERDDRHWVISVRDHGPGIPDDRIAAAMKPFVRLDAARGGEGHCGLGLAIVARLAHDRGGRCHVRNHAQGGLEVRIELPVGPAHA from the coding sequence ATGAAAAACCCGCTGAACACGCTATTCGGCAGAATGGCGTTGCTGTCGACAGCGGTGTTGTTGGCGATTCAGGCCGGCTGGTTCGTGCTGGTGGTGATGCAGCCGCCGCGTCACGAAATGGACGGCTTCGCGCGTGGCATTCTGCTGGTGCTGCAGGCAATCAACGGTGAGCCGATGAAGGGCGCCGCGCTCGCGCCCGCCATGCGCGTGCACCTCGTGCCCACCTGGAACATGCCGTCGCGCGTCCATCTGCGCACGCCGACCGATCATCCGCTGGTCGAATTGAGCCGGCATCTGCGCGAGAACCTGCCGCCCGGCACGCAGATCGCCGTCGACGACCTGCGCCCACCGCAGTTATGGGTGCTGTTTCCCGGCAAGCCGAACTGGGTCGTCGTGCCGGTCGACGTGCCGCCGCGCCCACGCTTCCTGATCGAATCCATTTCGATGCTGCTGGCCGCGCTGATCCTGTCGCTGTTCGCGGTCTGGCAGATGCAGCGGCCGCTGTCGCGCGTGGCCGATGCCGCCCGCGCGTTCGGATCGGGCGGCCGGCCGGAACCCGTGACGGTGCAGGGCCCGCGCGAGCTGCGCGATCTGATCGGTTCCTTCAACGACATGATGCGGCGCCTGAACGAGGCCGGCGACGACCAGGCGGTGATGCTGGCCGGCGTCGCGCACGATCTGAAAGCGCCGCTCACGCGGCTCAAGCTGCGCGCGAGCGTACTGGTTGCGGAAAAAGAGCGCGCCGGCCTGATCCGCGACGTCGACTCGCTGACCAACATCGTCCAGCAGTTTCTGGAGTTTGCCGGCCAGTCCGCCGACGCGGGGCCGCCGGTCGAGGTCGACGAATTCCTGCAGGAACAGTTTTCCGCCGGCGACAGCACCGAGACGCCGCTGTTTACGCTCGATCTGCGCGCCGGTTCGTCGTTCACGCTGCCGCGCACCTTGCTCGACCGGCTGGTCACGAACCTCGTCGACAACGCACTCGAGCACGGCTCGCCGCCGGTGGATATCGCCACGGAGCGCGATGACCGGCATTGGGTGATTAGCGTGCGCGATCACGGCCCGGGCATTCCCGACGACCGCATCGCCGCGGCGATGAAACCGTTCGTCCGGCTCGACGCCGCACGAGGCGGCGAAGGTCATTGCGGCCTGGGTCTCGCGATTGTCGCGCGGCTCGCGCATGATCGCGGCGGACGCTGCCATGTGCGCAATCACGCGCAAGGCGGGCTGGAAGTGCGGATCGAATTGCCGGTTGGACCGGCACACGCGTAA
- a CDS encoding DUF6726 family protein: protein MRVAAWLTLGAALLPLGGCAVVALPCRLTSSALKIVPVVGHAAATPFDMCSSAID, encoded by the coding sequence ATCCGAGTCGCTGCGTGGTTGACGCTCGGCGCGGCGCTGCTGCCGCTCGGCGGCTGCGCCGTTGTCGCGCTGCCGTGCCGGCTGACGTCGTCCGCGCTGAAAATCGTTCCGGTCGTCGGCCATGCCGCGGCCACCCCGTTCGACATGTGTTCATCCGCCATCGACTGA